The following are encoded together in the Novipirellula galeiformis genome:
- a CDS encoding outer membrane protein assembly factor BamB family protein, producing the protein MWRNDAQRSAATTNTVADSLSPLWQREFAQRVPAWDDPLNLDLMTYDRIFEPIVVDGRMFVGFNDQDKLQALDADTGRELWSFVTEAPVRLPPVGWQNKVYFCSDDGFLYCVNAEDGSLEWKFSGAPNAQHVIGNRRLTSAWPARGGPVVRDNRVYFAASIWPFMGTFIYALDAESGEIQWLNDSTGAQYIKQPHSAPSFAGVAPQGALVATQDELIVPGGRSVPAVLDRATGELRYFELNAGGKGSGGSFVAAADNFFYVHTRGKGTRAFNVTTGKKTAFMPNEPVLTPGTIYSAEMVDDQPMVRAYGTDEKLIWEIAADGRGDLILAGDKLIAAGSGHITAIRLPSQNKPAEIVFELPCEAQVERLLVASEKLFAVTLDGKLLAFGDSKTSPARATEPSTELPADGNVVAQQDQTPGGQKAAWETTAADLQIVQQMLASSSPEGYAFWYGSTDSGIARSLASKSPFVQLAMVDSEMQRVHRMRRQLDSQGIQGVTVHHAQAAAFRAPQYVGHMVFIAPDCVAKIVDEISSTGRQSETLASLYQTVRPYGGTLHLLTSDSSSDESADAINAERLATLVDALELEKAEVEVRDYGVCVRRVGALPGSADWTHQNGDVANTLKSNDSRVKLPLGVLWFGGNSNMDILPRHGHGPPEQVVGGRLYIQGMNSLSCRDVYTGRDIWKRDFDDLGTFDVYFDTTYEDTPLDTKYNQVHIPGANARGTNYVVTEDRVYMLVGNACLALDPLTGETLHQIELPHDDNGDQAEWGYIGIYEDVLVGGLGFAKYRERHDLEFESDKGLSANKAGFGSKSLDRAASAGLIGFDRHTGKQLWQVMAKHSFWHNGIVAGGGKLYCLDKNPSHIEEALLRRGQPEPDDYRILTMDYRTGQTLWEVAEGIFGTWLGYSPQFDLLLQAGAKASDRLTSETGHGMTVYHAADGTIKWQNPDLDYSGPCVLHNDLIITNANSYAESAGAFHLLTGKQRMVKNPLTGELQPWKITRAYGCNSIIASENMLTFRSGAAGYYDMLTEGGTGNLGGFKSGCTSNLVVANGVLNAPDYTRTCSCAYQNQTSLALVHMPDIDMWTIDLIANNATPEQLLERMAINFGAPGHRRQPDGQLWMEYPVMAADSIPIDIQTNAEAKPFQHHSSLVKGVDRPWVLASGLEDLTELRIGMRVKSPPAKAAAKTSKLKKADATAKTDTATSRRREQLVATTVPEVDDPVHHYDVRLHFSSSPITSQGRRVFDVYAQDKLVISDVTIDPADGSGQQTAEHLLEQIPIAGNLRLRFVPKQGSAVLSGIEIDKRETEKK; encoded by the coding sequence ATGTGGCGCAACGATGCGCAGCGTTCGGCAGCGACGACCAACACGGTTGCCGATTCGCTCAGCCCGCTATGGCAGCGAGAATTCGCACAGCGCGTGCCTGCCTGGGACGATCCGCTTAATCTTGACTTGATGACCTACGACCGGATCTTTGAACCGATCGTCGTCGATGGACGAATGTTCGTCGGGTTCAATGATCAAGACAAATTGCAGGCGCTCGATGCAGACACGGGTCGTGAACTGTGGTCGTTCGTCACGGAAGCTCCCGTGCGTTTACCACCGGTGGGATGGCAGAACAAAGTCTATTTTTGCAGCGACGATGGTTTCCTGTACTGCGTTAACGCCGAGGATGGATCGCTCGAGTGGAAATTCAGCGGCGCACCGAATGCCCAACATGTGATCGGTAACCGACGGCTCACGTCAGCATGGCCAGCTCGCGGCGGTCCCGTGGTGCGTGATAATCGAGTCTACTTCGCTGCCAGCATTTGGCCTTTCATGGGCACGTTCATCTATGCCCTCGATGCAGAGTCCGGCGAGATCCAATGGCTCAACGATAGCACCGGTGCTCAGTACATTAAACAGCCCCACAGCGCTCCATCCTTCGCCGGCGTGGCGCCTCAAGGTGCCCTGGTGGCGACGCAAGACGAATTGATCGTGCCGGGCGGCCGCTCGGTTCCCGCTGTCTTGGATCGGGCCACCGGCGAATTACGCTACTTCGAATTGAACGCAGGTGGCAAGGGAAGCGGCGGATCGTTTGTCGCTGCGGCGGACAATTTCTTCTATGTGCACACGCGCGGTAAAGGAACGCGAGCCTTTAATGTCACCACAGGAAAGAAAACGGCCTTCATGCCTAACGAACCCGTGTTGACGCCCGGTACCATCTATTCAGCAGAGATGGTCGACGATCAACCGATGGTCCGGGCTTATGGAACAGACGAAAAGTTAATCTGGGAAATCGCCGCCGATGGACGCGGCGATTTGATCCTAGCCGGCGACAAACTGATCGCTGCAGGCAGTGGCCACATCACTGCGATTCGCTTGCCCAGCCAAAACAAGCCGGCTGAGATCGTATTTGAATTGCCTTGCGAAGCGCAAGTAGAGCGGTTGCTAGTCGCTTCCGAAAAACTCTTTGCAGTCACGCTCGACGGCAAATTGCTGGCCTTTGGCGATAGCAAGACTTCCCCTGCTCGGGCGACCGAACCGTCTACTGAATTACCTGCCGATGGAAATGTCGTCGCACAACAGGACCAAACGCCGGGCGGACAGAAAGCCGCCTGGGAAACCACCGCCGCAGACCTTCAGATCGTGCAGCAAATGCTCGCTAGCTCGTCGCCCGAAGGCTATGCTTTTTGGTATGGATCCACCGATTCGGGCATTGCCCGCAGCTTGGCCAGCAAATCACCGTTTGTGCAACTGGCCATGGTCGATTCGGAAATGCAGCGCGTACACCGGATGCGCAGGCAGCTAGATTCACAAGGTATTCAAGGCGTCACGGTGCATCATGCCCAGGCTGCTGCGTTTCGTGCGCCGCAGTACGTGGGGCACATGGTGTTCATCGCGCCCGATTGTGTGGCAAAGATCGTCGATGAGATTAGCAGCACGGGGCGTCAATCAGAAACGCTAGCCAGCTTGTATCAAACGGTCCGCCCCTATGGAGGCACGCTGCATCTGTTGACTTCCGATAGCAGTAGCGATGAAAGTGCCGACGCGATAAATGCGGAGCGTTTGGCGACGCTCGTCGATGCGTTGGAGCTGGAAAAGGCAGAGGTCGAAGTTCGCGACTACGGGGTCTGTGTCCGCCGCGTCGGAGCGCTGCCCGGTTCCGCCGATTGGACGCACCAAAACGGGGACGTGGCCAATACGCTTAAGTCCAACGATAGCCGAGTCAAGCTACCGCTGGGCGTGCTGTGGTTCGGCGGCAATAGCAATATGGACATCCTGCCGCGGCATGGTCACGGACCACCGGAGCAAGTTGTCGGAGGGCGATTGTATATTCAGGGTATGAACAGCCTCAGTTGCCGCGATGTCTACACGGGCCGCGACATCTGGAAACGAGACTTTGACGATCTGGGAACGTTCGACGTCTATTTTGATACGACGTATGAAGATACGCCTCTGGATACGAAATACAACCAAGTCCACATTCCCGGCGCTAACGCACGAGGCACCAACTATGTCGTGACCGAGGATCGTGTTTACATGTTGGTCGGTAACGCCTGTTTGGCACTCGACCCGCTGACCGGAGAAACGCTGCATCAAATCGAACTGCCCCACGATGACAACGGCGATCAAGCCGAGTGGGGATATATCGGCATCTACGAAGACGTGCTGGTTGGCGGGTTGGGATTTGCCAAATATCGCGAGCGGCATGACTTGGAGTTCGAATCGGACAAAGGTCTGAGTGCGAACAAGGCTGGCTTCGGTTCGAAGAGTCTCGATCGGGCGGCGAGCGCAGGATTGATCGGTTTTGATCGCCATACGGGCAAGCAATTATGGCAGGTCATGGCCAAGCATAGCTTCTGGCACAACGGCATCGTGGCGGGGGGTGGCAAACTCTATTGTCTGGACAAAAACCCCAGTCACATCGAAGAGGCCTTGTTGCGCCGCGGCCAACCCGAGCCTGACGACTACCGTATCCTGACCATGGATTACCGAACCGGTCAGACGTTATGGGAAGTCGCGGAAGGCATCTTTGGAACTTGGCTTGGCTATTCGCCGCAATTCGATCTGCTGCTTCAAGCTGGCGCCAAGGCCAGCGATCGCTTGACGTCCGAAACCGGCCATGGCATGACCGTCTACCATGCGGCTGATGGTACGATCAAGTGGCAGAACCCAGACCTGGACTACTCGGGGCCCTGCGTTCTGCACAATGATTTGATTATCACCAACGCAAACTCTTACGCTGAATCTGCGGGTGCCTTTCACTTGCTGACCGGCAAGCAGCGAATGGTCAAGAACCCGTTGACGGGAGAGCTCCAGCCATGGAAGATCACGCGTGCATACGGATGTAACAGCATCATTGCCAGCGAAAACATGCTGACGTTCCGCTCCGGTGCCGCCGGGTATTACGACATGTTGACTGAAGGTGGCACGGGCAACTTGGGTGGTTTTAAATCGGGCTGTACTTCGAACCTCGTCGTGGCCAACGGCGTACTCAATGCGCCTGACTATACACGAACGTGTAGTTGCGCTTACCAGAATCAAACCTCGTTGGCATTGGTCCACATGCCCGACATCGATATGTGGACGATTGACTTGATTGCAAACAACGCTACGCCCGAGCAGTTGCTCGAGCGCATGGCGATCAATTTCGGCGCACCCGGGCATCGCCGACAACCCGATGGCCAATTGTGGATGGAGTATCCCGTCATGGCTGCCGACTCTATTCCCATCGATATCCAAACCAATGCCGAGGCCAAGCCATTTCAGCATCACTCGTCGCTAGTCAAAGGCGTGGATCGGCCCTGGGTGCTGGCATCGGGCTTGGAGGATCTGACCGAATTGCGGATTGGCATGCGAGTCAAATCACCCCCGGCCAAGGCAGCCGCTAAAACATCCAAATTGAAAAAAGCAGACGCCACGGCAAAAACGGATACTGCGACGAGCCGGCGCCGTGAGCAGTTGGTCGCGACCACGGTGCCGGAGGTCGACGATCCGGTTCACCACTACGATGTGCGGCTGCATTTCTCTAGTTCGCCCATTACCAGCCAAGGCCGACGAGTCTTCGATGTTTACGCGCAAGACAAATTGGTGATCAGCGACGTGACGATCGACCCGGCCGACGGTTCGGGCCAGCAGACTGCGGAGCATCTGCTTGAGCAAATTCCTATCGCTGGCAATCTGCGATTGCGGTTTGTGCCCAAACAAGGCTCTGCTGTCCTGTCAGGCATCGAAATCGATAAACGTGAAACGGAGAAGAAGTAG
- a CDS encoding HesA/MoeB/ThiF family protein: MHSHQSLTAEEHATYEWQMWVSDFGAAGQQKLKNASVMISRVGGVGSVVAYELAAAGVGKLILAHAGNVKPSDLNRQLLMTHDWIGKPRIESIRRRLLELNPRLEIVAVGENVGPENAAQLIEQCDVVVDCAPLFPERFLMNEQAVRQGKPMVECAMYEMEAHITTIIPGRSPCLRCLFPEAPPTWKRQFPVFGAVSGTVACMGAVEAIKVIAEIGTPLAGRLVKMDLRDMSFRTLNFARRSDCPVCGQTQQSITE; this comes from the coding sequence ATGCACTCTCACCAGTCACTTACCGCCGAAGAACATGCCACCTACGAGTGGCAGATGTGGGTTTCCGATTTCGGCGCCGCAGGACAACAGAAACTCAAAAATGCATCAGTGATGATTTCACGCGTCGGCGGCGTCGGCAGCGTTGTGGCCTATGAACTGGCCGCTGCAGGTGTGGGCAAGTTGATTCTCGCCCACGCTGGAAACGTTAAACCGAGCGATTTGAATCGGCAATTGCTGATGACTCACGATTGGATCGGCAAGCCGAGGATCGAATCCATCCGGCGACGCTTGCTAGAACTAAACCCACGTTTAGAGATCGTGGCGGTCGGTGAAAACGTCGGCCCTGAAAATGCTGCCCAACTAATCGAACAGTGTGACGTCGTCGTCGATTGTGCGCCGCTGTTCCCCGAACGTTTCCTCATGAACGAGCAAGCCGTTCGCCAAGGCAAACCGATGGTTGAATGTGCGATGTACGAAATGGAAGCCCACATCACTACCATTATCCCGGGTCGGTCCCCCTGCCTGCGGTGCCTATTCCCTGAAGCTCCTCCGACTTGGAAACGTCAGTTCCCCGTGTTCGGCGCCGTCTCTGGGACTGTCGCCTGTATGGGCGCGGTCGAAGCGATCAAAGTCATCGCGGAAATCGGCACCCCCTTGGCCGGTCGGTTAGTAAAAATGGATCTGCGTGATATGAGCTTTCGCACCCTGAATTTTGCACGTCGCAGCGATTGCCCGGTGTGCGGCCAAACACAGCAATCCATAACCGAGTGA
- a CDS encoding MoaD/ThiS family protein, which yields MNVIIPTSLRQHTGGLGIIDVQGQCVDEALLCLVESHPALKPQLLDASGGLLSHVNVFVNDTNSRDLDAGATPLAESDEILLVPAIAGG from the coding sequence ATGAACGTCATCATTCCCACTTCCCTGCGTCAGCATACCGGCGGCCTTGGGATCATCGATGTCCAAGGCCAGTGCGTTGATGAAGCACTGCTGTGCTTGGTCGAGTCGCATCCTGCGCTGAAACCGCAACTACTCGATGCGTCCGGAGGCCTGCTCTCTCACGTCAACGTGTTTGTGAACGATACGAACTCGCGAGATTTGGACGCGGGTGCCACCCCCCTTGCCGAATCCGACGAAATCTTGCTGGTGCCAGCGATCGCGGGTGGATAG
- the moeB gene encoding molybdopterin-synthase adenylyltransferase MoeB: MSKDNTALSPEELQRYARHLSLPELGLAGQAKLRAASVLIVGTGGLGSPVAMYLAAAGVGRLGMIDFDRVEYSNLQRQIIHTTDSVGRSKVASAAEAVARINPLITVDAIDAALTSENAMSIAGDYDIIIDGTDNFATRYLVNDVCVLLKKPNCYGSIFRFEGQASVFGHAGGPCYRCLYPQPPAPGTVPNCAEGGVLGILPGIVGTIQATEAIKLILGIGNSLSGRLLLIDAAEMRFRELKVRRSADCPVCGDAPTITAPIDYDQFCGSSPASEETDVQSRWDIEASELKQMLDDGTEFVLVDVREPHEHEICSLGGTLIPLAELTDRQHELPTDKTIVVHCKLGGRSAQAAHQLRELGFKDVRNLRGGIDAWATQIDPSMPRY, translated from the coding sequence ATGAGCAAGGACAACACGGCATTGTCGCCCGAGGAACTCCAGCGATACGCGCGGCATCTCAGTTTGCCGGAACTTGGCTTGGCGGGGCAAGCCAAACTGCGTGCCGCTTCGGTACTGATCGTGGGAACCGGTGGCTTGGGTTCACCGGTGGCAATGTACTTGGCCGCTGCCGGTGTCGGGCGACTGGGAATGATCGATTTTGATCGCGTGGAATACTCGAACCTGCAGCGTCAAATCATTCATACGACTGATAGTGTTGGTCGCTCGAAGGTCGCGTCGGCAGCCGAGGCTGTTGCCAGGATCAATCCACTGATCACGGTCGATGCGATCGACGCCGCACTGACAAGTGAAAATGCAATGAGTATCGCCGGTGACTATGACATCATCATCGACGGAACCGACAATTTTGCGACGCGGTACTTGGTGAACGATGTCTGTGTGCTGCTGAAAAAGCCGAACTGTTACGGTTCGATCTTTCGCTTCGAAGGCCAAGCGTCCGTGTTCGGTCACGCGGGCGGACCTTGTTACCGCTGCTTGTATCCTCAACCGCCCGCACCAGGAACCGTACCGAATTGTGCCGAGGGAGGTGTGCTGGGAATCCTGCCCGGAATCGTAGGTACAATTCAGGCCACTGAAGCGATCAAGTTGATCCTGGGAATCGGTAACTCATTGTCAGGCCGATTGCTGCTGATCGATGCCGCCGAGATGAGGTTTCGAGAGTTGAAAGTGCGACGCAGCGCCGATTGCCCCGTGTGTGGTGACGCGCCGACGATTACCGCGCCGATCGACTACGACCAGTTCTGCGGCTCGTCTCCGGCCAGCGAGGAAACGGACGTACAAAGCCGCTGGGATATTGAGGCGAGTGAGCTGAAGCAAATGCTCGATGACGGCACGGAGTTCGTTTTGGTTGACGTCCGCGAGCCCCACGAGCACGAGATCTGCAGCTTGGGAGGAACTCTAATCCCACTTGCCGAACTTACCGATCGCCAACACGAATTGCCAACCGACAAAACCATCGTTGTGCACTGCAAACTCGGCGGTCGCAGCGCTCAGGCGGCCCATCAACTGCGAGAGCTTGGTTTCAAGGACGTCCGCAATTTGCGTGGCGGGATTGATGCCTGGGCCACCCAGATCGATCCTTCGATGCCGCGATACTAA
- a CDS encoding ABC transporter ATP-binding protein — protein sequence MIELRDITIGAGEFRLRQLSFQIRSGEYVALMGRTGRGKTTILEAICGLRRIHHGQILIEGTDVTDWMPGDRQIGYVPQDLALFPTLSVAEHLTFALKLRGQSRAEMNRRSEELSEMLGITSLLSRKIDGLSGGESQRVALGRALSFHPSVLLLDEPLSALDESTRLEMRELLRRVKETTGVTTLHVTHSSAEAAALADRRFVLDDGKITAE from the coding sequence ATGATTGAACTACGTGACATCACCATTGGGGCGGGTGAATTCCGACTGAGGCAGCTATCGTTTCAAATCCGCTCGGGCGAATACGTGGCATTGATGGGCCGCACCGGACGTGGCAAAACAACGATCCTCGAAGCGATCTGCGGGCTCCGCCGAATTCATCATGGCCAAATACTAATCGAGGGAACGGACGTCACCGATTGGATGCCCGGCGACCGACAAATCGGATATGTACCGCAAGACCTGGCGTTGTTTCCCACGCTTAGCGTCGCCGAACACTTGACGTTTGCTCTGAAGCTGCGTGGCCAATCGCGTGCCGAGATGAATCGTCGATCTGAAGAGCTGAGCGAGATGCTGGGTATCACGTCGTTGCTAAGCCGCAAGATTGATGGACTCAGTGGCGGAGAGTCTCAGCGTGTGGCGCTCGGCAGAGCGTTATCGTTTCATCCCAGCGTGTTGTTGCTCGATGAGCCGCTGAGCGCACTGGACGAATCGACGCGACTGGAGATGCGTGAGTTGCTGCGGCGGGTCAAGGAAACCACCGGCGTGACGACGCTGCATGTCACCCATAGCAGCGCAGAGGCGGCCGCGCTTGCCGACCGCCGGTTTGTGCTCGATGACGGCAAAATCACCGCCGAATGA
- a CDS encoding ABC transporter permease: protein MTSEVEPSVTVTTKKGLAVRRRRSDVPFFFVMSAISALFVLLIVLLLAADILFTSFSDFTAALAKPEIQVAFRLTMLSCTAAAILSIWVATPLGYLLSRYRFPGRWMIDTLVDIPIVLPPLVLGLSLLILFHLPVGGWELEAWLRDSVGFPVTYRWPAVVLAQFSVACAFAVRTMRVTFDQIDPRAEDVARTLGCTRAQAFMQIAIPQAWRGMIAATTIAWARALGEFGPILVFAGATRMRTEVLSTTVFLELSVGQLDAAVAVSLLMVAMAVIVLLVLRVLGTGLTA from the coding sequence ATGACAAGCGAAGTCGAACCAAGCGTAACGGTAACAACAAAGAAGGGACTTGCAGTTCGTCGCCGACGAAGCGATGTGCCGTTCTTTTTCGTCATGAGCGCGATTTCCGCTCTCTTTGTGCTGCTGATTGTTTTGCTGTTGGCTGCCGATATCCTGTTTACATCCTTTTCTGACTTTACTGCGGCGCTGGCGAAGCCGGAAATCCAAGTAGCGTTTCGGCTGACCATGTTGTCCTGTACCGCTGCTGCGATCCTTTCGATTTGGGTTGCCACGCCGCTGGGGTATCTGCTCTCTCGCTATCGTTTTCCCGGACGATGGATGATCGATACGCTGGTGGACATCCCGATTGTGCTGCCGCCGCTGGTGCTGGGCCTTAGTTTGTTGATTCTATTTCACCTTCCGGTCGGTGGTTGGGAACTCGAAGCCTGGCTTCGCGACAGTGTCGGTTTTCCCGTGACTTATCGCTGGCCCGCCGTGGTGCTGGCGCAGTTTTCGGTGGCCTGTGCGTTTGCCGTGCGCACGATGCGAGTGACGTTCGATCAGATCGACCCTCGTGCCGAAGACGTCGCACGCACGCTCGGCTGTACCCGCGCCCAAGCGTTCATGCAGATCGCGATCCCCCAGGCGTGGCGTGGTATGATCGCGGCAACCACGATTGCGTGGGCACGGGCGTTGGGCGAATTCGGACCGATCTTGGTCTTTGCCGGCGCGACACGAATGCGTACGGAGGTGCTCTCGACGACGGTGTTTTTAGAACTCAGTGTCGGACAGCTGGATGCCGCCGTCGCGGTGTCTCTGCTGATGGTCGCGATGGCGGTCATCGTGCTGCTGGTCTTGCGAGTTTTGGGAACAGGATTGACGGCATGA
- the modA gene encoding molybdate ABC transporter substrate-binding protein, translated as MSSKNRILLLIIGSVILLAGIFAILNLGNHATSDDPPQSIMLYCAASNRAVMESIREDYEQEFGRKVDIQYGPSQTLLSSIEVTRSGDLFLPADDSYLDMARDKQLVAEVVPIARMQAVVAIKRNNPKSIEQFSDLLRDEVRLVMASPDTAAIGKVVREVLSADGQWELIESSVTASRATVNEVANDVAIGAADAGIVYDAVLNTYDDLEYIELPELADAASQISVGVIASTDQPQAALHFARYLSARDRGLKHYAEFGFRTRGGDTWSDVPELSIFAGSMLRPAIEDTIAAFEKREGIKVNRVYNGCGILVAQMKAGQHPDAYFACDSEFMNQVHDLFPEPVPVSQNELVILVQKGNPKNIRSLRDLTRKDLRVGIGHEKQCAMGWVTQNTFRESGIQQEVMPNVTVQSPTGDMLVNQLLTGSLDTAVAYLSNAAGASESLDAIRIQDISCSVATQPWAVAEESKYPELAGRLFQQICSQSSQGIFAAEGFRWQLDANKGE; from the coding sequence ATGTCATCAAAGAATCGGATCTTACTACTCATCATCGGGTCGGTGATTTTGCTGGCTGGGATCTTTGCCATTTTGAACCTTGGCAATCACGCGACCTCGGACGATCCACCACAATCGATAATGCTGTACTGTGCCGCCAGCAATCGCGCAGTGATGGAGTCGATTCGCGAGGACTACGAACAAGAGTTTGGTCGCAAGGTTGATATCCAGTACGGGCCGTCACAAACCTTGCTGTCGTCCATTGAGGTGACTCGATCGGGAGACTTGTTCTTGCCAGCCGATGACAGCTATCTCGACATGGCTCGCGACAAGCAATTGGTCGCGGAGGTGGTGCCGATCGCTCGCATGCAGGCCGTGGTCGCTATCAAGCGGAACAACCCAAAGTCGATCGAGCAGTTCTCGGACCTGCTCCGCGATGAGGTGCGGTTGGTCATGGCCAGTCCCGATACGGCCGCGATTGGCAAAGTCGTACGTGAGGTTCTGAGTGCGGATGGCCAGTGGGAGCTGATCGAGTCGTCCGTGACTGCGTCACGCGCAACGGTCAACGAAGTTGCCAATGATGTTGCGATCGGTGCCGCAGATGCTGGAATCGTGTACGACGCGGTACTGAATACCTATGACGACCTCGAGTACATTGAGTTGCCTGAGTTGGCGGATGCCGCATCTCAAATTTCGGTAGGCGTGATCGCTTCGACGGACCAACCCCAGGCGGCACTTCATTTCGCACGCTACCTTTCGGCGCGAGACCGCGGACTGAAGCACTACGCTGAGTTCGGTTTTCGCACCCGAGGCGGAGACACTTGGAGCGACGTGCCGGAGTTGTCGATTTTTGCTGGCTCGATGTTGCGTCCCGCAATCGAGGACACGATCGCAGCGTTTGAAAAACGCGAGGGCATCAAGGTCAACCGGGTTTACAATGGCTGCGGAATCTTGGTTGCTCAAATGAAGGCGGGGCAACATCCGGACGCCTATTTCGCCTGCGATTCGGAATTCATGAACCAAGTTCACGATTTGTTTCCCGAGCCGGTTCCGGTCTCCCAAAACGAACTGGTGATTTTGGTGCAAAAAGGCAATCCGAAAAACATCCGATCGTTACGGGATTTAACTCGCAAGGACTTGCGAGTGGGGATTGGACACGAGAAGCAATGTGCGATGGGCTGGGTCACTCAAAACACGTTTCGTGAAAGTGGTATTCAGCAAGAGGTGATGCCCAACGTGACGGTCCAGTCGCCGACGGGCGATATGTTGGTGAATCAGTTGCTGACCGGTTCACTCGACACCGCCGTGGCTTATTTGAGTAACGCAGCGGGGGCCTCGGAGTCGTTGGATGCGATCCGAATCCAAGACATCTCGTGTAGCGTCGCAACGCAACCCTGGGCGGTCGCGGAAGAGTCAAAGTACCCAGAATTGGCCGGACGGTTGTTCCAACAAATCTGTTCGCAGTCATCACAGGGGATATTCGCCGCCGAAGGTTTCCGCTGGCAATTGGATGCGAACAAGGGAGAATGA
- a CDS encoding SDR family NAD(P)-dependent oxidoreductase translates to MQIDQSHLLVTGGSSGLGAACVRSLARQGARVTVADLASPREEVQKELGDRVLYVRTDVTSEADMQAAITAGEAAFGSLRGVVACAGVLHAERLLPREGVASLDAFRRAVDINLNGTFNTMRLAAEAISRSEPDTDGERGVMVMTSSVAAFEGQVGQAAYAASKGAVASLTLPLARELSQHGIRVVSIAPGIFDTPMMQAAPDKVRQSLIDQTLFPKRLGEPDDFASLVTHVFNNAMLNGCTLRLDGAVRMGPR, encoded by the coding sequence ATGCAAATCGATCAATCGCATCTGTTGGTAACCGGTGGCAGTTCCGGATTAGGAGCGGCGTGTGTCCGTTCTCTTGCTCGCCAAGGAGCCCGAGTCACCGTCGCTGACTTGGCTTCGCCACGCGAGGAAGTGCAAAAAGAGCTTGGCGATCGTGTGCTCTATGTGCGAACCGATGTCACGAGCGAAGCCGACATGCAAGCGGCGATCACGGCGGGTGAGGCAGCCTTTGGCAGCTTGCGTGGCGTGGTTGCGTGTGCGGGGGTGTTGCACGCGGAGCGTTTGTTGCCTCGCGAGGGTGTCGCTTCGCTCGATGCGTTTCGCCGCGCCGTCGACATTAATCTAAACGGGACGTTCAACACGATGCGGTTGGCGGCCGAGGCGATTTCACGGTCCGAGCCGGACACGGATGGCGAACGAGGCGTGATGGTCATGACGTCATCGGTCGCGGCGTTTGAAGGCCAGGTCGGGCAAGCGGCCTACGCTGCATCCAAAGGCGCCGTTGCCTCACTGACGCTACCATTGGCGCGTGAACTGAGTCAGCATGGAATCCGTGTCGTTTCGATTGCGCCTGGGATTTTCGATACGCCGATGATGCAAGCCGCCCCGGACAAAGTACGTCAGTCGCTGATCGATCAAACGTTGTTTCCCAAACGGTTGGGCGAGCCCGACGATTTTGCTTCACTGGTGACGCACGTCTTCAACAATGCGATGCTCAATGGTTGCACGCTGCGACTCGATGGCGCCGTACGGATGGGGCCTCGCTAG